In Wenyingzhuangia fucanilytica, the following are encoded in one genomic region:
- a CDS encoding phosphoribosylpyrophosphate synthetase — protein sequence MKHLNFETLSEAMNNLTQRGYTDNFVANDTCIKALYAKKEYQPSDLTIDETYRFEGITNPSDQSELFAISTKDGIKGTLSMSYGANHSQNTELIKQIK from the coding sequence ATGAAACATCTAAATTTTGAAACGCTTTCCGAAGCCATGAATAATTTAACCCAAAGAGGATATACTGATAATTTTGTTGCTAATGATACTTGTATAAAAGCTCTTTATGCTAAAAAAGAATATCAACCTAGCGATCTAACTATTGATGAAACTTATAGGTTTGAGGGAATAACCAATCCTTCGGATCAATCAGAGTTATTTGCCATTTCTACCAAAGATGGTATTAAAGGAACACTTTCTATGTCTTACGGAGCCAACCACTCACAAAATACTGAGCTAATCAAGCAAATAAAATGA
- the msrA gene encoding peptide-methionine (S)-S-oxide reductase MsrA: protein MRILLFTLLFTSSLFSQKTQIPNDQNLNVAYFASGCFWCVEAIYESVPGVNEAISGYAGSDVKNPTYKTIHKTGHAETVAVYYDSTKITYSELIDVYYMSQDPTTYGQSPDFGKNYRSIIFYSNATEQKIAQDKFNFVNKILNGKAVTEIKMIDHFYPAEDYHQNYEKKHPDNSYIKSVSIPRLNRFKTKYFKK from the coding sequence ATGAGAATCTTATTATTTACACTTTTATTTACTAGTTCCCTTTTTTCGCAAAAAACACAAATCCCTAACGATCAAAACTTAAATGTAGCCTACTTTGCTAGCGGATGTTTTTGGTGTGTAGAAGCTATTTATGAAAGTGTGCCTGGGGTAAATGAAGCGATATCTGGATATGCTGGAAGCGATGTTAAAAATCCTACCTACAAAACCATTCACAAAACTGGACATGCCGAAACTGTTGCTGTTTATTATGATTCAACAAAAATCACTTATTCTGAATTGATTGATGTTTACTATATGTCACAGGATCCAACTACTTATGGTCAAAGCCCAGATTTTGGAAAAAACTATCGCTCTATTATTTTTTACAGCAATGCTACAGAACAAAAAATAGCCCAAGACAAGTTCAACTTTGTCAATAAAATATTAAACGGAAAAGCGGTTACAGAAATTAAAATGATAGACCATTTTTATCCTGCGGAAGATTATCATCAAAATTACGAGAAAAAACACCCTGATAATTCTTATATAAAATCGGTATCTATTCCAAGATTAAATAGGTTTAAAACCAAATACTTTAAAAAATAG
- a CDS encoding DUF1059 domain-containing protein, with protein sequence MKTMTCKQLGGACDLEFKANTFEEIAALSKQHGMEMFQQQDKAHLDAMNQMQELMKDPKVMNEWFESKRKEFDAL encoded by the coding sequence ATGAAAACAATGACTTGTAAACAACTAGGAGGTGCTTGTGACTTAGAATTTAAGGCCAATACTTTTGAAGAAATTGCAGCTTTAAGCAAACAACACGGTATGGAAATGTTTCAACAACAAGACAAAGCTCACTTAGATGCGATGAACCAAATGCAAGAGTTGATGAAAGATCCTAAAGTCATGAACGAATGGTTTGAATCTAAAAGAAAAGAATTTGATGCATTGTAA
- a CDS encoding potassium channel family protein, with the protein MKYIIIGLGNFGSSLAEKLTEQGNEVIGIDTDMSKVDAFKERITHTICMDATDEFTVSGLPLKDTDVVVVAIGENQGANVMTTALFKSLKVKRLISKATNKIHKRVLQAIGVDEIVLPEEESAERWSKKLCLRGMVNSFELSNDYSIVQVNMPEKYSGKSILDIKIKENYNLLVLTTISHSEVDTAIGKSRSVTNVKGLADPHDILYKEDILVVYGANKDIQRFLK; encoded by the coding sequence ATGAAGTATATTATTATTGGTCTTGGAAACTTTGGATCCTCTTTAGCAGAAAAACTAACTGAACAAGGAAACGAAGTGATTGGAATAGATACTGATATGTCTAAAGTAGATGCCTTTAAAGAAAGAATTACACATACTATTTGTATGGATGCTACTGACGAATTTACTGTTTCGGGGCTACCGCTAAAAGACACAGATGTTGTAGTAGTTGCTATTGGTGAAAATCAAGGAGCTAATGTAATGACTACTGCTTTGTTTAAAAGTTTAAAGGTAAAAAGACTGATAAGTAAAGCAACCAACAAAATACACAAGAGAGTTTTACAAGCTATTGGGGTGGACGAAATTGTACTACCTGAAGAAGAATCTGCAGAACGATGGTCTAAAAAACTTTGTTTAAGAGGGATGGTAAACTCTTTTGAATTAAGTAATGATTATAGTATTGTTCAGGTAAATATGCCCGAAAAATACAGTGGGAAAAGTATTTTAGATATTAAGATTAAAGAAAACTACAATTTATTGGTACTCACCACTATTTCTCATTCCGAAGTAGATACTGCAATAGGAAAAAGTAGAAGTGTTACCAATGTAAAAGGTTTGGCTGATCCTCATGATATTTTATACAAAGAAGATATTTTGGTAGTTTATGGAGCCAATAAAGATATTCAGCGATTTTTAAAATAA
- the ligA gene encoding NAD-dependent DNA ligase LigA: MSNHIQQKIENLRDTLHKYNYEYYVLDNASISDFEFDQLLKELQALETAHPEFFDANSPTQKVGGTITKNFETVVHKNRMYSLDNSYSQEDLLDWEKRISKIIEGDITYTCELKYDGASINLTYENGVLVKAVTRGDGVQGDDVTNNVKTIKSLPLKLQGDFVDNFEIRGEIILPLDGFNQMNLAREEAGEETYKNPRNTASGSLKLQDSTEVAKRPLDCLLYQVLTYQNEFESHAQALEKARQVGFKVPETIKVANSIDEVVSFVNYWDKARFDLPYETDGIVIKVNNIRQQEELGYTAKAPRWAIAYKFKAEQVSTKLNEITYQVGRTGAITPVANLEPVQLAGTTVKRASLHNADQIALHDIRVGDEVYVEKGGEIIPKIVGVDLTKRPADSLPTIYATHCPECSTPLVRTEGDAKHYCPNEYGCAPQVAGRIVHFISRKAMNIDGLGAETVELLCKEKLIENYADLYALKAEQIIPLERMAEKSANNMVAGIEASKQMPFEKVLFALGIRFVGETVAKKLAKAFKNIEALFEANLETLVAVDEIGDRIAESIIAFRNEPLNQVLVAKLKDYGLQFSLSEEDLQNQTDTLVGKIFVVSGVFHKVSRNELKKLIEDNSGKVSSSISKKTDYIVAGDNMGPAKLQKATDLGVAIISEDDFLAML; the protein is encoded by the coding sequence ATGAGTAATCACATTCAACAAAAAATAGAAAACTTAAGAGATACATTACACAAGTACAATTATGAGTATTATGTGTTAGATAATGCTTCTATTTCAGATTTTGAATTTGACCAATTGTTAAAAGAATTACAAGCTTTAGAAACGGCTCATCCTGAGTTTTTTGACGCTAATTCTCCAACGCAAAAAGTAGGGGGAACCATCACCAAAAATTTTGAAACTGTGGTACATAAAAACCGCATGTATTCTCTAGATAATTCTTACAGTCAAGAAGATTTATTAGACTGGGAAAAGCGTATTTCTAAAATTATAGAAGGTGATATTACGTATACTTGTGAGCTTAAATACGATGGAGCTTCTATCAATTTGACTTATGAAAATGGTGTATTGGTAAAAGCTGTGACTCGTGGTGATGGAGTTCAAGGTGATGATGTAACCAATAACGTAAAAACCATCAAATCTTTGCCTTTAAAATTGCAAGGAGATTTTGTAGATAATTTTGAAATAAGAGGAGAAATTATTTTGCCTTTAGATGGGTTTAATCAAATGAATTTGGCTAGGGAAGAGGCAGGAGAAGAAACTTATAAAAATCCTAGAAATACAGCTAGTGGTAGTTTAAAGTTACAAGATAGTACAGAGGTGGCTAAACGTCCGTTAGATTGTTTGCTGTATCAAGTGTTAACTTATCAAAATGAGTTCGAAAGTCATGCTCAAGCTTTGGAGAAAGCAAGACAAGTTGGGTTTAAAGTTCCAGAAACCATAAAAGTAGCTAATTCTATTGATGAAGTAGTTTCGTTTGTAAATTATTGGGACAAAGCCCGTTTTGATTTGCCTTATGAAACGGATGGAATTGTAATCAAAGTAAATAATATTCGTCAGCAAGAAGAGTTAGGTTATACAGCAAAAGCTCCACGTTGGGCCATAGCATATAAATTTAAAGCTGAGCAAGTTTCTACCAAGTTAAACGAAATTACATATCAAGTTGGTAGAACTGGAGCAATAACACCAGTGGCAAATTTAGAGCCTGTTCAGTTGGCAGGAACCACTGTAAAGAGAGCATCGTTACACAATGCCGATCAAATAGCGTTACATGATATTAGAGTGGGTGATGAGGTGTATGTAGAAAAAGGAGGTGAAATTATTCCTAAAATTGTTGGGGTAGATTTAACTAAAAGACCAGCAGATTCTTTGCCAACTATTTATGCTACTCATTGTCCTGAATGTAGTACACCTTTAGTTAGAACCGAGGGGGATGCAAAACATTATTGTCCAAACGAATATGGGTGTGCACCACAGGTTGCAGGGAGAATAGTTCACTTTATTAGTAGAAAAGCCATGAATATTGATGGTTTGGGGGCTGAAACAGTAGAACTACTTTGCAAAGAAAAATTGATTGAGAATTATGCCGATTTATATGCTTTAAAAGCAGAACAAATTATTCCTTTGGAACGCATGGCCGAAAAATCTGCAAACAATATGGTTGCAGGAATAGAGGCTTCTAAACAAATGCCTTTTGAAAAAGTGTTATTTGCTTTAGGGATACGTTTTGTAGGAGAAACCGTTGCTAAAAAATTAGCCAAAGCATTTAAAAATATTGAAGCTTTGTTTGAGGCTAATTTAGAAACTTTAGTTGCAGTTGATGAAATTGGTGATAGAATAGCAGAAAGTATTATCGCTTTTAGAAACGAACCTTTAAACCAAGTTTTGGTTGCAAAATTAAAAGACTACGGATTACAATTTTCTTTATCTGAAGAAGACTTGCAAAATCAAACAGATACTTTGGTTGGGAAAATATTTGTAGTATCTGGGGTATTCCATAAAGTATCTAGAAATGAATTAAAAAAGTTGATAGAAGACAACAGTGGAAAAGTAAGTAGTTCTATTTCTAAGAAAACAGATTATATTGTAGCAGGTGACAATATGGGCCCTGCTAAATTGCAAAAAGCTACAGATTTAGGAGTAGCAATCATATCAGAAGATGATTTTTTAGCAATGTTGTAA
- a CDS encoding TrkH family potassium uptake protein codes for MKEKLLNSINHNLIYKIAFLLSLLGIVLLIIDFGFTQSKDTQISVNEIYFVVLITGLIATFLRYIKHSKALKRNVVLFDIFSVLVILFIIYFHFFSEQSHQQLSLFYEDIWMKLAILLTFVREFAERKITYKRKFLNPAQLFILSFFLLIIIGAFLLMLPNATYTEISFLDALFTSTSAVCVTGLIVVDTGSFFTEFGQTILIILIQIGGLGILTFASYFSYFFKDGATYENQLVLGDMTNSKKLGEVFTTLKRILFITFFIESIGAILIYTSLDKTLFNSLLEKIFFSVFHSVSAFCNAGFSTLPNSLYETGFRYNYTLQTIIIAIFVLGGLGFPIVANLVKYTKYFFISRVFRKKHISYRPWVLNINSRIALITTTSLTVIGTLLFFINEYNYLLTEQKGIVGKFVASLFAATTPRTSGFNTIDMGALQTSSIMLIILLMWIGASPASTGGGIKTNTFAIATLNFFSLARGKSRIEIYRREIAEVSIRRAFAVISLSLIVIGIGIFAISEFDPQIDMLSIAFECFSAYSTVGLSLGITSSLSAFSKFVLIIIMFIGRVSMLSILIAVFKKVKHKNYRYPTEEITIN; via the coding sequence TTGAAAGAAAAACTGCTCAATAGCATCAATCACAATCTGATTTATAAAATTGCATTTTTATTAAGTCTTTTAGGAATCGTTTTGTTGATTATAGATTTTGGATTTACCCAGTCTAAAGACACTCAAATCTCTGTAAACGAAATTTATTTTGTAGTATTAATTACAGGATTAATAGCCACTTTTTTAAGATATATAAAACACAGTAAAGCCTTAAAAAGGAATGTGGTTTTATTTGATATATTTAGTGTTTTAGTCATCCTTTTTATTATTTACTTTCACTTTTTCTCGGAGCAATCTCATCAACAACTATCTCTTTTTTATGAGGATATATGGATGAAACTTGCCATACTCTTAACTTTTGTTAGAGAATTTGCAGAACGTAAAATAACTTACAAAAGAAAGTTTTTAAACCCTGCTCAACTCTTTATTCTTAGTTTTTTCTTACTAATTATTATTGGGGCTTTTTTATTGATGTTACCCAATGCTACCTATACTGAGATTTCTTTTTTAGATGCTTTGTTTACTTCTACTAGTGCTGTATGTGTTACCGGTTTAATTGTAGTAGATACAGGAAGTTTTTTTACAGAATTTGGTCAAACAATCTTAATTATCTTAATCCAAATTGGAGGTTTAGGTATTTTAACTTTTGCCAGCTATTTTAGCTACTTTTTTAAAGATGGTGCTACTTATGAAAATCAGTTAGTACTAGGTGACATGACGAACTCCAAAAAATTAGGAGAAGTATTTACCACACTAAAAAGAATTTTATTTATCACTTTTTTTATAGAGTCTATAGGTGCTATTTTAATCTACACTAGCTTAGATAAAACTTTATTTAACTCATTATTAGAAAAAATTTTCTTTTCTGTTTTTCACTCCGTTTCTGCTTTTTGTAACGCAGGTTTTTCTACCTTACCTAACAGTTTGTACGAAACCGGTTTTAGATACAATTATACTTTACAAACCATTATAATTGCCATTTTTGTATTAGGAGGATTAGGGTTTCCTATTGTAGCTAATTTGGTAAAATACACCAAGTACTTTTTTATTAGCAGGGTGTTCAGAAAAAAACATATTAGCTACAGACCTTGGGTATTAAACATAAATAGTAGAATTGCTTTAATCACCACAACATCATTAACAGTTATTGGAACGCTTTTATTTTTTATTAATGAATATAATTACCTCCTTACAGAGCAAAAGGGTATCGTTGGTAAATTTGTAGCCTCGTTATTTGCAGCAACAACTCCTAGAACCTCTGGGTTTAACACTATAGATATGGGAGCTTTACAAACTTCATCTATCATGTTAATTATACTTTTAATGTGGATTGGAGCATCACCTGCATCAACAGGAGGGGGAATAAAAACCAATACCTTTGCCATTGCAACCTTAAACTTTTTTAGCTTGGCTAGAGGAAAATCCAGAATAGAAATTTACCGTAGAGAAATTGCCGAAGTTTCTATCCGTAGGGCTTTTGCAGTAATTTCTTTATCTTTAATTGTTATAGGAATTGGGATTTTTGCCATTTCGGAGTTTGATCCTCAAATAGACATGCTCAGTATTGCTTTTGAATGTTTTTCTGCATACAGTACCGTAGGTTTAAGTTTAGGAATCACCTCGAGTTTAAGTGCCTTTAGTAAGTTTGTACTTATCATTATCATGTTTATTGGTAGGGTTAGTATGTTATCTATATTAATTGCCGTTTTCAAAAAAGTAAAACATAAAAACTACCGTTATCCAACGGAAGAAATCACTATAAATTAA